One window from the genome of Bacillota bacterium encodes:
- a CDS encoding PQQ-binding-like beta-propeller repeat protein: MATARGWLLACVIGSVLLIQYAARADDFPMFRRDSQRTGATNLTTEAGPGRAFLRWWWPAQQDRGIPLEIDRDGVNRAGDYAVIQGSVTTINITDANAVTDCFRDSYDYASAVNPSNADDPTSGATVVVRWRNATPAELDPDNSAYNPLVARPTRYQIALWFPSSGTANGRNVREAVVKVRYPVGANDYKEIILIVNQTAGGRWVRLGTAGSTAYIYNSGTGKWERTLLRGDLLFPFDGRRPVEVYAYNTSTHTDEDGNFDDAGRLVVFDGVRFMPDMGAFYSSPVAATIRVAPGRSEQLVYIGRIERVPSDDDPTASVEIGVLYCFDNVGRVVWRYPLNVSGQRAVTVDDADGAPAFQADVGWVTPPVLQPEPYGTSYVQAPVVPTSDPDTWLRVRWQPDLQPSSGSTTARYTVYVWLPQDDGTVARSTVARYIVHHEEGTTVVEVDQTQNTAGGQWFSLGTYLMRQGTTNYVELVNYTRLASEVGRVVIADAARFVEQGTGASGVFSTPVVQTVPMRVSGGTVVDRQVVFFSANNGKVYALDAVGNGDGTTFSYWIWPQEPLNERPVVGSFGYSSPLVVNIGTSGSPDWRVYVANSNGRVYCLDASGNGDFSTSNPGTTDRIWVYPAADKAAVVDGFVSSPAYNRTQGEGPTVFVGGLDGRLYALDAEGDNGTTTERWIYPGKYEPASGDDPSLPEELPLDPISTTPAVFDGKVYFAAADGRVYCVKEKGTGRRRTERVWVWPYAQRPPISTAGDEEPVEPFVYSSPTVAAQVNTITGVRDVVFIGDRGGTVYALDAQGIGNGRTELVWQDVTNPASPVASASGSLGAAIYSSMTFTQIIPSRSATGATPLPAVVFGLMDGKVLALNAFNGGPGSFRQVLDNNNNVINVRGDVLWGWQTLGEQVFASPAVANNWMYIAGDDGIIYAFSPTGGYLTPGEPPGAELVDALLSPNLANLQVEVFTAQEYADIVQRRTRTPEEVVAGGHTRKVGYEWGDTVYVIAYGMQGLVPPARSVTLTLRSRAATVNRTVGVVPYGSDTGPAQKWMAYHAFRITPTQDGDAWTPGARYAAAVRVTSTTTSGGGQQTATMTLERTPEPYFEFTIAHPLALRILNPDGTVNPNLEVGWIGQTVVGTSVPQELSMNGNAGKFLQLEIGLVPHGASSARLIQIADRSKVALRGGDPLRVKVQRANVAWHNNDDGSLAVINPLPWDELPVNIPNTSVDYPDIPERAVKVAAGGADLFAASRGGALAAPTDPVGVEPEWTSWTLIPTVGEVSVQVPRFQPANLVGFDGENPYTARGYATRIRRPIRIYVDVNNNGQLDLPGGAALRQTPPATREEPYREFRITLGVPPDMRLRVEEETVDIGAVPHGFGVHPDPANFAFRPPISDADPVYNTNPWYRAIKPAWKPFTVRSLSNVNLLNVRAVGSVDYLDASGNPVFQNPLPITLVSDQVSPFYWEVSPLGDPTFTFHKPALTAGWVRRPDGSVVQQNVFTSLDLIYDPMWLTFRPPQYQGFPGMHTLHKPRPDSSPTVLSIPDKPYPGAAGGAFDNVPTTKPLVSVQVPLGTPAGTYSNYIRIFEAASWNPYVLGIQANNQPAQPVSEPTMRVKVTVTESRLTNSWTSGSLPQLDTVWQGIPPQPGQPGYLAANVQPAALMLPEGMLLAWSSNWSRNRVTEDGSDSYRETQPSGSNAWFLHLAVLPRDAQRGVWTAASPNQWWSGRGVEYPRDPTNSSVRDKYGRLFTTQPGTVIPSSIKHYSPTFFIVGGQPYLLWQGQAAKRQDTGVVLTENVTFVAPIVNGVPGTPVALGNDVWLPRFQPRVVVVGGVPVMFWYSGASGRYTIYYNACLGNPLNPSAWTRDQQLPVPAVVTNAFEPLAIPRLGALDVIYTASTKTRQTNELILTRFTLGGGGRLVPVDLPPVRGEVLQRIGTTNVWMSRDLSWNRNQRIRIWRVGDPHPLAASDIQQSGDYYYDRRYDSNTGILYLTRYTDSARTQIDWQAVIDLSAGTVTFPYRAPSRTDVVFADYTPRAMRLTANHGWNSLVPNDGVPVPQPVAFYAGANSAPTGGLEKSLNPRWKYILPALNNPTQSPPVDRLWLFYRKSTGSTPAEVFVVKTMRLGVQLPTPVFTPIITDGQGERRPDVSGVSVTGISAPVGPVEVDFARGRIYFTEADEGKLVSITYIGLDAQGNPESSPRTVAGVVRWIDETSEATEGSQALVPLVGATSESNLFALKDEFEPKVWLFWNSTRTGTSDLFFQTFSPRLYPDVIVP, from the coding sequence ATGGCAACAGCGAGAGGATGGTTACTGGCTTGTGTCATCGGAAGCGTACTGCTCATACAGTATGCGGCTCGGGCGGACGACTTTCCGATGTTCCGCCGTGACTCCCAGCGTACGGGGGCGACGAACCTGACTACAGAAGCGGGTCCGGGCAGAGCATTCCTGCGCTGGTGGTGGCCCGCACAGCAGGACAGGGGCATCCCCCTGGAGATCGACCGCGACGGGGTCAATCGTGCGGGCGACTACGCGGTGATACAGGGCTCGGTGACCACCATCAACATTACCGATGCCAATGCGGTCACCGATTGCTTCCGCGACTCTTACGACTATGCCAGCGCGGTCAATCCGAGCAACGCCGATGACCCCACCAGCGGCGCGACGGTGGTTGTCCGCTGGCGCAACGCCACTCCCGCCGAACTCGACCCGGATAACTCCGCCTATAACCCGCTTGTTGCCAGACCGACTCGCTATCAGATTGCGTTGTGGTTCCCCTCCAGCGGCACGGCAAACGGACGGAACGTCCGCGAGGCGGTGGTCAAAGTCCGCTATCCCGTAGGAGCCAACGATTACAAAGAGATTATCCTGATAGTGAACCAGACAGCCGGTGGACGATGGGTGCGATTGGGAACAGCAGGTAGCACCGCGTATATTTACAATTCCGGCACCGGGAAATGGGAGCGCACCCTGCTTCGCGGCGACCTGTTGTTCCCCTTTGATGGTCGTCGCCCCGTGGAGGTCTATGCCTACAATACCTCCACCCACACCGACGAGGACGGCAACTTTGATGACGCTGGTCGGCTGGTGGTGTTTGACGGCGTACGCTTCATGCCCGACATGGGGGCGTTTTATTCCTCACCGGTTGCCGCGACCATCCGGGTAGCGCCCGGGCGCTCCGAGCAGCTGGTGTACATCGGGCGCATCGAGCGGGTTCCTTCTGACGATGACCCCACCGCCAGCGTGGAAATCGGCGTGCTGTACTGCTTTGACAACGTGGGGCGGGTGGTCTGGCGGTATCCGTTAAACGTCAGCGGTCAACGTGCGGTCACCGTGGATGACGCCGATGGCGCACCTGCGTTCCAGGCGGATGTAGGGTGGGTTACTCCCCCCGTGTTACAGCCTGAGCCGTATGGAACCAGCTACGTGCAAGCACCCGTCGTCCCGACTTCCGACCCCGACACCTGGTTGCGCGTGCGGTGGCAGCCCGACCTGCAGCCCTCCAGCGGTAGCACGACAGCCCGATACACCGTTTACGTCTGGTTACCGCAGGACGATGGCACTGTTGCCAGAAGCACGGTCGCACGCTACATCGTCCACCACGAGGAGGGCACAACCGTCGTGGAGGTAGACCAGACACAGAACACTGCCGGAGGGCAGTGGTTCAGTTTGGGAACCTACCTGATGCGACAGGGCACAACGAACTATGTGGAGCTGGTCAACTATACGCGCCTTGCTTCAGAAGTTGGGCGCGTGGTGATTGCCGACGCCGCCCGGTTCGTGGAGCAGGGCACTGGCGCGAGCGGCGTCTTCTCCACGCCTGTGGTGCAAACGGTGCCGATGCGTGTATCGGGAGGCACTGTCGTCGACCGGCAGGTGGTCTTCTTCTCCGCGAACAACGGGAAGGTGTATGCGCTGGACGCCGTTGGCAACGGCGACGGGACCACCTTCTCATACTGGATATGGCCGCAGGAACCTCTGAACGAACGTCCGGTCGTCGGTTCGTTCGGTTACTCTTCGCCGCTAGTGGTCAACATCGGCACGAGCGGTAGCCCCGATTGGCGGGTGTATGTGGCAAACTCGAACGGGCGAGTGTACTGTCTGGACGCCAGCGGCAACGGCGACTTCAGCACGAGCAACCCCGGCACCACCGACCGCATCTGGGTGTATCCCGCAGCGGACAAGGCGGCGGTGGTGGATGGGTTCGTGTCGTCTCCTGCCTATAACCGCACGCAGGGTGAAGGCCCCACCGTTTTCGTCGGTGGTCTGGATGGACGTTTGTACGCTCTGGATGCCGAAGGGGACAATGGCACTACCACCGAGCGATGGATTTACCCCGGCAAATATGAACCTGCGTCCGGGGACGACCCTTCTTTACCCGAAGAACTGCCACTGGACCCCATCTCCACCACTCCTGCCGTGTTCGACGGCAAGGTGTACTTCGCCGCCGCCGACGGGCGCGTGTACTGCGTGAAGGAGAAGGGCACCGGACGCCGGCGCACCGAGCGCGTGTGGGTGTGGCCCTACGCACAGCGACCACCGATAAGCACCGCTGGCGACGAGGAGCCGGTGGAGCCGTTTGTCTACTCCTCGCCGACAGTGGCGGCGCAGGTGAACACCATCACCGGCGTGCGCGATGTGGTGTTCATCGGCGACCGGGGCGGCACGGTCTATGCTCTGGACGCACAGGGCATCGGCAACGGCAGAACGGAGCTGGTATGGCAGGACGTGACCAACCCCGCGAGCCCCGTTGCTTCTGCCAGTGGCTCGTTGGGAGCAGCAATCTATTCGTCGATGACGTTTACTCAGATTATCCCGAGCCGTTCGGCAACCGGGGCGACGCCGTTGCCTGCGGTGGTGTTCGGCTTGATGGACGGCAAGGTGCTGGCGTTGAACGCCTTTAACGGTGGGCCGGGCTCCTTCCGGCAGGTGCTGGACAACAATAACAACGTCATCAACGTGCGCGGGGATGTGCTGTGGGGCTGGCAGACGCTGGGTGAGCAGGTGTTTGCCTCGCCCGCGGTGGCGAACAACTGGATGTACATTGCTGGCGATGACGGCATCATCTATGCGTTCTCGCCCACAGGGGGCTATCTGACGCCGGGCGAGCCTCCGGGGGCGGAGCTGGTGGATGCTTTACTCAGCCCGAACCTGGCGAATCTGCAGGTGGAGGTCTTTACTGCGCAGGAGTACGCCGATATCGTGCAACGGCGCACCCGCACCCCGGAGGAAGTGGTCGCAGGTGGGCACACGCGCAAAGTGGGCTACGAATGGGGCGACACGGTGTACGTGATTGCCTACGGCATGCAGGGATTGGTGCCGCCTGCGCGTTCGGTCACGCTTACTCTGCGAAGCCGCGCCGCAACGGTGAACCGCACCGTAGGGGTTGTTCCTTATGGCAGTGATACCGGCCCGGCGCAGAAGTGGATGGCGTATCATGCCTTCCGTATCACCCCCACCCAGGACGGCGATGCGTGGACGCCTGGCGCACGTTATGCCGCGGCGGTGCGGGTAACCTCCACCACCACATCCGGCGGCGGGCAACAGACCGCAACCATGACGCTGGAGCGCACACCGGAGCCGTATTTCGAGTTCACCATCGCCCATCCGCTGGCTCTGCGTATACTGAACCCGGATGGCACGGTCAATCCGAACCTGGAAGTGGGCTGGATTGGGCAGACGGTGGTAGGTACCTCCGTGCCTCAAGAGCTGAGCATGAACGGCAATGCAGGCAAGTTCCTGCAGCTGGAAATCGGTCTGGTGCCACATGGCGCCAGTAGTGCGCGCCTGATACAAATTGCCGACCGCTCTAAGGTAGCCTTGCGCGGCGGTGACCCGCTACGCGTGAAGGTGCAGCGGGCGAACGTTGCCTGGCATAACAACGACGACGGCTCTCTCGCGGTGATTAACCCGCTGCCCTGGGACGAATTGCCCGTGAATATCCCGAACACCAGCGTGGACTACCCCGATATCCCTGAGCGGGCGGTGAAGGTGGCAGCTGGTGGTGCAGACCTGTTTGCCGCATCGCGCGGCGGCGCTCTGGCAGCCCCCACCGACCCGGTCGGCGTAGAGCCGGAGTGGACCAGCTGGACGCTGATTCCGACCGTGGGCGAGGTGAGTGTGCAGGTACCGCGCTTCCAGCCGGCGAACCTGGTGGGCTTCGACGGAGAGAATCCGTACACGGCGCGCGGTTACGCTACCCGTATCCGCCGTCCCATCCGCATCTACGTGGATGTGAACAACAACGGTCAGCTGGACCTGCCGGGCGGAGCGGCACTGAGGCAAACGCCTCCGGCTACCCGCGAGGAGCCGTACCGCGAGTTCCGGATCACGCTGGGCGTGCCGCCCGATATGCGCCTGCGCGTGGAGGAGGAGACCGTCGATATCGGTGCGGTACCGCACGGTTTCGGTGTGCACCCCGACCCGGCGAACTTCGCCTTCCGCCCGCCTATCTCCGATGCGGACCCGGTGTATAACACCAACCCGTGGTACCGGGCGATAAAACCTGCGTGGAAACCCTTCACGGTGCGCAGTCTGAGTAACGTGAACCTGCTGAACGTGCGCGCTGTGGGGTCGGTGGACTACCTGGATGCCAGCGGCAACCCGGTGTTCCAGAACCCACTGCCAATCACGCTGGTCAGCGACCAGGTAAGCCCGTTCTACTGGGAGGTTAGCCCGCTGGGCGACCCAACCTTTACCTTCCACAAACCGGCGCTGACGGCGGGTTGGGTGCGTCGCCCGGATGGCAGCGTGGTACAGCAGAACGTGTTTACCTCGCTGGACTTGATTTACGACCCGATGTGGTTAACGTTCCGCCCGCCGCAGTACCAGGGCTTCCCGGGGATGCATACGCTGCACAAGCCACGCCCGGACAGTAGTCCAACGGTGCTGTCTATTCCCGACAAACCTTACCCGGGCGCAGCGGGTGGTGCATTCGACAATGTGCCCACGACCAAACCTCTGGTCAGTGTGCAGGTTCCGCTGGGCACGCCGGCGGGAACCTACAGCAACTACATCCGCATCTTCGAGGCGGCGTCGTGGAACCCGTATGTGCTGGGTATCCAGGCCAACAATCAGCCCGCGCAGCCCGTCAGCGAACCCACCATGCGCGTGAAGGTGACTGTCACCGAATCGCGCTTGACCAACAGCTGGACGAGCGGTTCTCTGCCTCAGCTGGACACGGTGTGGCAGGGTATCCCGCCGCAACCCGGACAGCCGGGCTACCTGGCGGCGAACGTACAACCCGCCGCGCTGATGTTGCCGGAGGGAATGTTGCTGGCATGGAGCAGCAACTGGAGCCGCAACCGCGTCACCGAAGACGGCAGCGACAGCTACCGCGAGACGCAACCCTCAGGTAGCAACGCCTGGTTCCTGCATCTCGCGGTGCTGCCGCGCGATGCACAGCGCGGGGTGTGGACAGCCGCCTCACCGAATCAATGGTGGAGCGGACGCGGTGTGGAATACCCGCGTGACCCCACGAACAGCTCCGTGCGCGACAAGTACGGCAGACTGTTCACTACCCAGCCCGGTACGGTGATACCGTCCTCCATCAAACACTACTCGCCCACGTTCTTCATTGTGGGTGGACAACCCTATCTGCTGTGGCAGGGGCAGGCAGCGAAGAGGCAGGACACCGGCGTGGTGCTCACCGAAAACGTGACCTTCGTCGCGCCGATAGTGAACGGTGTGCCGGGTACCCCTGTTGCGCTGGGCAACGATGTCTGGCTGCCGCGCTTCCAGCCTCGCGTGGTTGTGGTGGGCGGTGTACCGGTGATGTTCTGGTATAGCGGCGCCAGCGGACGTTACACCATCTACTATAACGCCTGCCTGGGCAATCCGTTGAACCCCAGCGCGTGGACGCGCGACCAGCAACTGCCGGTGCCCGCGGTGGTGACCAACGCCTTTGAACCGCTGGCTATCCCGCGCCTTGGCGCGCTGGATGTCATCTACACGGCTTCCACCAAGACGAGACAAACCAATGAGCTGATACTCACCCGCTTCACGCTGGGTGGCGGTGGCAGACTGGTTCCGGTGGACCTGCCGCCCGTGCGCGGGGAGGTGCTACAGCGCATCGGTACCACCAACGTGTGGATGTCGCGCGACCTGTCATGGAACCGCAACCAGCGCATCCGCATCTGGCGCGTGGGCGACCCGCACCCGCTGGCAGCCAGCGACATCCAGCAATCGGGTGACTACTATTACGACCGGCGCTATGACTCGAACACGGGTATCCTGTACCTGACCCGCTACACCGACAGCGCACGCACGCAAATCGACTGGCAGGCGGTGATCGACCTGTCGGCGGGCACAGTGACCTTCCCCTATCGTGCGCCATCGCGCACCGATGTGGTGTTTGCGGATTACACGCCGCGCGCCATGCGCCTGACTGCCAATCACGGCTGGAACTCGCTGGTACCGAACGATGGCGTGCCCGTGCCGCAACCCGTCGCCTTCTACGCGGGGGCGAACAGCGCGCCCACCGGTGGGCTGGAGAAGTCGCTGAACCCGCGCTGGAAGTACATCCTGCCCGCGCTCAACAACCCCACGCAGTCGCCACCGGTGGACAGGCTGTGGTTGTTCTACCGCAAGTCTACTGGCTCCACGCCGGCGGAAGTGTTCGTGGTGAAGACCATGCGCCTGGGAGTGCAACTGCCCACACCGGTGTTCACACCCATCATTACCGACGGTCAGGGCGAGCGACGTCCCGATGTGTCGGGGGTGTCGGTCACGGGCATCAGCGCGCCTGTTGGCCCGGTGGAGGTGGACTTCGCGCGAGGGCGCATCTACTTCACCGAGGCGGACGAGGGCAAACTGGTCAGCATCACCTACATTGGTCTGGACGCGCAGGGCAATCCGGAATCTTCGCCGCGCACAGTGGCAGGCGTGGTGCGCTGGATCGACGAGACCTCCGAAGCCACCGAAGGTTCGCAGGCGCTGGTGCCGCTGGTGGGCGCAACCAGCGAAAGCAACCTGTTTGCCCTCAAGGACGAGTTCGAGCCGAAGGTGTGGCTGTTCTGGAACAGCACGCGCACCGGCACCAGTGACCTGTTCTTCCAGACCTTCAGCCCGCGACTGTATCCGGACGTCATCGTGCCGTAA
- the scpB gene encoding SMC-Scp complex subunit ScpB: MDIPQLSRALECVLFVATEPVPMKTLIEVFRVEEPQLQQAIEALEDRLQASGLQVVRVAGGYQLCTRPEYAEVVARYLQPQPSKLSRAALETVAIIAYRQPITLPEIEAIRGVQSEGVVRTLLQRGLIQEVGRKPTAGRPVLYGTTPQFLHYFGLNSLDELPELEELSPPEGNQSEALELSPG, encoded by the coding sequence ATGGACATCCCACAGCTTAGCCGCGCACTGGAGTGCGTGCTGTTTGTCGCCACTGAACCGGTGCCGATGAAAACGCTGATAGAGGTCTTCCGTGTCGAGGAGCCACAGTTACAGCAGGCGATCGAAGCTCTGGAAGACCGTCTGCAGGCAAGCGGTTTGCAGGTGGTGCGGGTGGCAGGAGGTTATCAGCTGTGCACGCGCCCGGAGTATGCTGAGGTGGTAGCGCGTTACCTGCAGCCGCAACCCAGTAAGCTGTCCCGTGCCGCGCTGGAGACCGTCGCCATCATCGCCTACCGCCAGCCGATTACCCTGCCGGAAATCGAGGCGATTCGTGGGGTACAATCGGAAGGGGTTGTCCGCACGCTGTTGCAGCGTGGATTGATTCAGGAGGTCGGGCGTAAGCCCACGGCGGGCAGACCTGTGCTTTACGGCACGACGCCACAGTTTCTGCATTACTTTGGGCTGAATTCGCTGGACGAACTGCCTGAACTGGAGGAGCTCAGCCCACCAGAGGGGAATCAGAGCGAAGCACTGGAGCTGTCGCCGGGGTAA
- a CDS encoding site-specific DNA-methyltransferase: MHEERLREQMSLLYLPEAVQEEPVVDQDWDYATANTKTHTHGFHTYPAMMIPQVARRLIRLYARPHETLLDPFCGSGTSLVEARLAGLNAYGIDLNPLAVLLARVKTTPLPADHLQAALSQIYERYRQLRSLPEEEQIHRIPRFFHIDYWFAPAIQRDLALLRDVILEIPHQPTREFFLVAFSHTVRECSYTRKGEFKLYRIPLEQQHNHQPDVLAVFLAKAEANIAGMTQFASEIKPATWVQVFQADTRQRQPIPDESVDIVVTSPPYGDSHTTVAYGQFSRLSLQWLGLSDEEAKSIDTRALGGKDTGDSQRNYQSRSLEDTLSQITSRDKRRAKQVRAFYDDFALCLKEITRVCRLGARACFVVGNRTVRGVKIPTDTILVEMAQCFGWRLRDTFERRIPNKRMPLQNSPSNVPGEKGETMTREHIVVLEKEV; encoded by the coding sequence ATGCATGAAGAACGACTGCGCGAACAAATGAGCTTGCTATACCTGCCCGAAGCGGTGCAGGAGGAACCCGTTGTTGACCAAGATTGGGACTACGCAACCGCCAATACCAAAACGCACACGCACGGGTTCCACACCTACCCTGCCATGATGATTCCGCAGGTAGCCCGACGGCTGATACGCCTGTATGCACGTCCCCACGAAACACTGTTAGACCCTTTTTGTGGTTCAGGTACGTCTTTAGTGGAGGCGCGGTTGGCGGGGCTGAACGCCTATGGGATAGACCTCAACCCTCTGGCGGTGTTGCTAGCGAGGGTGAAAACCACGCCTCTGCCCGCAGACCACCTGCAAGCCGCTCTGTCGCAGATATACGAGCGCTACCGACAGCTCCGGAGCCTTCCGGAAGAGGAGCAAATCCACCGAATTCCGCGCTTTTTCCATATCGATTACTGGTTTGCGCCAGCGATACAACGCGACTTAGCGCTGCTGCGCGATGTCATCCTTGAGATACCACACCAGCCGACACGTGAGTTCTTTCTGGTGGCTTTCTCGCATACGGTGCGCGAGTGTTCCTACACGCGCAAAGGCGAGTTCAAACTGTATCGCATTCCCTTAGAGCAGCAACACAATCACCAGCCCGATGTACTGGCAGTGTTCTTAGCGAAAGCCGAGGCGAATATTGCGGGGATGACGCAGTTTGCTAGCGAAATCAAACCGGCGACATGGGTTCAGGTGTTCCAAGCGGACACACGTCAGCGCCAACCGATACCGGACGAGAGTGTCGATATTGTGGTGACATCGCCACCGTATGGCGATTCGCACACGACAGTGGCTTATGGACAGTTCTCACGCTTGTCGTTGCAGTGGCTGGGTCTGTCAGACGAGGAAGCCAAGAGCATCGATACTCGGGCGCTGGGCGGGAAGGATACCGGCGACAGCCAGCGGAACTATCAGTCACGCAGCCTTGAAGACACCTTGTCGCAAATCACGTCTCGCGACAAACGGCGGGCGAAGCAGGTACGTGCTTTTTACGACGATTTCGCCTTGTGCCTGAAAGAGATAACGCGGGTCTGTCGGTTGGGAGCAAGAGCCTGCTTCGTAGTGGGTAATCGTACTGTGCGAGGAGTGAAAATCCCCACAGATACCATTTTGGTGGAGATGGCGCAGTGTTTCGGTTGGCGGTTACGAGACACTTTCGAGCGGCGGATTCCCAACAAGCGCATGCCTCTGCAAAACAGCCCTAGCAACGTGCCCGGCGAAAAAGGAGAGACGATGACGCGAGAGCATATTGTCGTGTTGGAGAAAGAGGTATGA
- a CDS encoding segregation/condensation protein A, producing MPRPMQMVLHLPIFEGPLDLLLHLVRENRVSITDIPIALITDQYLEYLRMMEELDLDIASEFLVMAATLLEIKSRMLLPKPPRLEEEDEEEDPRAQLVARLVEYQKYKALVETLQTWEAERKQWFFRSPDAPVPDYELPIPLGELTPQHLLRALERLLAEAVDTPPPAILIPRKRLSLRLKIVEVWRRIHTAAEGLRFEQLLDAPFTRWEVLLTFLAVLELMRQGRVEARQDELFGEITLWARKEAGDGHPTA from the coding sequence ATGCCTAGGCCGATGCAAATGGTGCTCCATCTGCCGATTTTCGAGGGTCCGTTGGACCTGTTGCTCCACCTCGTGCGTGAGAACAGGGTTTCCATTACCGACATCCCCATTGCGCTTATCACTGACCAGTATCTGGAATACCTGCGCATGATGGAGGAGCTGGACCTGGACATCGCCAGCGAGTTTCTGGTGATGGCGGCGACCCTGCTGGAGATTAAATCGCGCATGTTGCTGCCGAAACCGCCCCGATTGGAAGAGGAAGACGAAGAGGAAGACCCGCGCGCGCAGCTGGTGGCGCGGCTGGTGGAGTACCAGAAATACAAAGCGCTGGTGGAGACGCTACAAACATGGGAAGCCGAACGCAAGCAGTGGTTCTTTCGCAGCCCCGATGCGCCGGTACCGGATTACGAACTGCCCATCCCGCTCGGGGAGCTGACCCCACAACACCTGCTGCGTGCGCTGGAACGGTTGCTCGCGGAGGCGGTAGATACCCCGCCGCCTGCCATTCTCATCCCGCGCAAGAGACTGTCTCTACGGTTGAAGATAGTGGAAGTATGGCGGCGGATACATACTGCCGCAGAGGGGTTGCGCTTTGAGCAGTTGCTGGATGCGCCGTTCACCCGATGGGAGGTGCTGCTGACCTTTCTGGCGGTACTGGAGCTGATGCGACAGGGCAGGGTGGAAGCCCGTCAGGACGAACTGTTCGGCGAGATTACCCTGTGGGCGCGAAAGGAGGCAGGCGATGGACATCCCACAGCTTAG